The Sulfuricurvum sp. genome contains a region encoding:
- a CDS encoding M48 family metallopeptidase yields MNFFDAQKQAKSSTTYLVIIFLIGLALFTTSVSLLVMGVYHYYFYNSIAFSTFNSDAFMRLFITIAFIVFVASLFQFFTLKEGGKVIALSLRGKLITPLSHDKSHRILLNVVEEMAIASGISPPNVYLLPDSGINAFAAGFNYDDAVIGVTQGALDQLNREELQGVIAHEYSHIFNGDMRLNLHLIGMVSGIVFIGAIGRFLLEALHESRVGHYSSSSSDSKKGDPIVALYLLGLGLMILGWIGTIIGEWIKAMISRQREYLADASAVQYTRYPKGLANALIKIGANAQGSSIQSSAGGTYAHLFFADGISNFWDHLFSTHPRLEDRIRRIDPSWNGEFTPEKSSSKPKVSSSTPESSLSEHENIASTLTSPIAFDTLSRIAQQPGNQNISTIRTRLDALPNSLHTMSANALSAQWIVLALLLSAEKATLLKQQEYLENSSPMMYKNIQNTYKEMFELPRSAHLDLLNLSLPSLRMMSKQQYNVFRQMVIDLIDMDNVVSLWEWSLHAIVITPLDREFGLTKVPKERYKKIEELEDSVTTLFSLLIYTQFSDEKRINKSIETLRISLALPTLTYKANISHDLLNKTLNDIRQASTAIRTLILEQSIAVLSSEGTLYDDDVEIIHALGALLLLPLSSFDFDITH; encoded by the coding sequence ATGAATTTTTTTGATGCACAAAAACAGGCCAAGAGTTCTACAACCTACCTCGTCATTATCTTTTTAATCGGTCTCGCCCTCTTTACAACGAGTGTCAGTTTATTGGTGATGGGGGTCTATCACTATTATTTTTATAATAGCATTGCGTTTAGTACATTTAATAGCGATGCATTTATGCGTCTTTTTATTACTATCGCATTTATCGTATTTGTAGCCAGTCTTTTCCAATTTTTTACCCTTAAAGAGGGGGGAAAAGTGATTGCCCTCTCACTTCGAGGTAAACTCATTACCCCCTTATCGCATGATAAATCGCACCGCATCCTTTTGAACGTTGTCGAAGAGATGGCGATAGCATCCGGAATTTCCCCGCCAAATGTTTATCTTCTCCCCGATAGCGGTATCAACGCTTTCGCTGCCGGATTTAACTACGATGATGCGGTTATCGGTGTGACACAAGGGGCATTAGACCAACTCAATCGTGAAGAGTTGCAAGGGGTTATAGCCCATGAATATAGCCATATTTTTAATGGTGATATGCGTCTCAACCTTCACCTCATCGGCATGGTTTCCGGCATTGTATTTATCGGAGCAATCGGTCGCTTTTTACTCGAAGCTCTTCATGAATCACGTGTTGGTCACTACTCCTCTAGCAGTTCTGATTCTAAAAAAGGAGATCCTATTGTCGCCCTCTACCTTTTGGGGTTAGGGTTAATGATTTTAGGATGGATTGGTACGATTATCGGCGAATGGATAAAAGCGATGATTTCACGACAAAGAGAGTACCTCGCAGATGCCTCCGCCGTTCAATACACCCGATATCCCAAAGGGCTTGCCAATGCTTTGATTAAAATCGGAGCCAATGCCCAAGGCTCATCTATCCAATCCTCCGCCGGCGGAACTTATGCTCACCTCTTTTTTGCCGATGGTATCTCCAATTTTTGGGATCATCTGTTCTCAACACACCCACGACTCGAAGATCGTATACGCCGAATAGACCCCTCGTGGAATGGAGAGTTTACACCTGAAAAGTCATCTTCAAAACCAAAAGTTTCTTCAAGCACCCCTGAGTCGTCACTTTCTGAGCATGAGAACATTGCGTCAACATTGACAAGCCCCATAGCTTTTGACACCCTCTCACGTATCGCCCAACAACCGGGTAATCAAAATATCAGCACTATCCGAACTCGACTGGATGCTCTCCCTAATTCTTTACATACTATGAGTGCGAATGCCCTGAGTGCTCAATGGATTGTCTTAGCACTCCTCCTAAGTGCAGAGAAAGCTACCCTCCTCAAACAGCAAGAATATCTTGAAAACAGTTCACCGATGATGTATAAAAATATCCAAAACACCTACAAAGAGATGTTCGAACTTCCCCGAAGTGCCCATCTTGATCTACTCAACCTCTCACTTCCCTCACTTCGGATGATGTCCAAACAACAATATAATGTTTTTCGTCAAATGGTTATCGACTTGATCGACATGGATAATGTGGTTTCACTATGGGAATGGTCACTCCATGCGATTGTAATAACACCGTTAGATCGTGAGTTTGGCTTGACTAAAGTGCCAAAAGAGCGTTATAAAAAAATAGAAGAGCTAGAAGATTCTGTTACTACACTTTTTTCACTACTGATTTATACTCAGTTTAGCGATGAAAAACGTATTAATAAATCAATAGAAACACTCAGAATTTCTCTCGCTCTCCCAACACTCACTTACAAAGCAAATATTTCACATGACTTACTCAATAAAACTCTGAATGATATCCGCCAAGCCTCAACGGCTATCCGTACGCTGATTCTCGAACAATCGATTGCAGTATTAAGCAGTGAGGGGACACTATACGATGATGATGTAGAGATTATCCATGCACTAGGTGCGTTATTACTACTCCCATTATCTTCTTTTGATTTCGATATTACACACTAA
- a CDS encoding LemA family protein has product MGNYVVGIAIFGLIFYIISIFNRLVYTKNRYVNAFSQIDVQLKRRYDLIPNLVEVAKHYMEHEKSTLERVIAARNNASVHLNEAQKNPSDSTAIRHISEAENKLRGAISNFNMVMESYPQIKADTAMQNLQEELSTTENKIAFARQFYNDSVMEYNIYRQSFPQTLFASLFGHTSDATMIEFNDAKEIQNSPKMAF; this is encoded by the coding sequence ATGGGTAATTACGTCGTTGGAATAGCCATTTTTGGTCTAATTTTTTATATTATCTCAATTTTTAACCGTCTTGTATATACCAAAAATAGATACGTTAATGCCTTTTCACAAATCGATGTACAGCTAAAACGTCGTTACGATCTTATCCCCAATCTAGTCGAAGTGGCAAAACACTACATGGAACATGAAAAAAGTACATTAGAGCGTGTGATTGCTGCACGCAATAATGCTTCTGTACACTTAAACGAAGCACAGAAAAACCCATCCGATTCTACCGCTATCCGTCATATTTCTGAAGCGGAAAACAAACTACGCGGGGCAATCTCTAACTTTAACATGGTCATGGAAAGCTACCCTCAAATCAAAGCCGATACGGCAATGCAAAACCTCCAAGAAGAGCTCTCTACCACCGAAAATAAAATTGCTTTTGCGCGACAATTTTATAATGATTCGGTCATGGAATACAATATCTATCGCCAATCCTTTCCTCAAACTCTCTTTGCTTCATTATTCGGTCATACTAGTGATGCCACCATGATAGAGTTTAATGATGCGAAAGAGATTCAAAATTCCCCTAAAATGGCATTTTAA
- a CDS encoding Tex-like N-terminal domain-containing protein, with the protein MTTLIDHLSQKTKITPNNVTNILKLLEEGSTIPFIARYRKEMSGGATDEQLREFEEIYLYSKKLFDRKEEVLRLISERGHLNGEVQSRLVAAETLQEVEDIYRPFKEKKNTRAGTAIAAGLEPLANLLESGRLEKGEFIAKASSFVKGSVASVEDAVQGAKDILAERYSDDPRERNHWRRQMLEYSSFEIKGAKGLKEDGLYAKLSGKSERISSIPSHRYLALMRGVTEKELSVKISIEMERVIQSIERFRVPKGAKSSAELLMEAYSDGFKRLLFPSLEREVHALIKERSDAQAIATFGKNLSQLLIIPPVTKKVILGVDPAYRTGCKLAVVDENGTYVTHAVIYPTPPQSDYEKSAKTIKDFVQRYRIDAVAIGNGTGSRETQEFFARLNRDEGMNIAYTVVSEAGASVYSASKIAQEEYPQLDVTIRGAISIAQRLRDPMAALVKIDPKSLGIGQYQHDVDQKLLEKKLGDVTEDLVNRVGVDPNSASASLLSHVSGVGNKVAKAIIEYREKSGVFKSKGELLSVKGLGAKAYEQCAGFFRIREGKSLLDNTGVHPESYEIANILLKRYPLSSIREEDISTIAIELGVGEITLRDMITELRKPGFDPRESLPPIMFRSDLTDIKELREGSIVSGVVRNIADFGAFVDIGLKNDGLIHISQMSDKRISHPLEVLSINQQLTTIRVVEVDVAKGKVGLSLKEV; encoded by the coding sequence ATGACCACTTTAATCGATCATCTCAGCCAAAAAACAAAAATAACTCCCAATAATGTGACCAATATTTTAAAGCTCCTTGAAGAGGGGTCTACCATCCCTTTTATCGCCCGCTACCGAAAAGAGATGAGTGGAGGTGCAACCGATGAGCAACTGCGAGAGTTTGAGGAGATCTATCTTTACAGTAAAAAACTCTTTGATCGCAAAGAGGAGGTGCTACGACTGATTAGTGAGCGGGGGCATTTGAATGGTGAGGTACAATCTCGTCTTGTTGCGGCAGAAACATTGCAAGAGGTTGAAGATATTTATCGCCCTTTTAAAGAGAAAAAAAATACCAGAGCCGGTACTGCAATAGCGGCAGGATTAGAACCGTTGGCTAATCTACTGGAGAGTGGGCGATTAGAGAAGGGTGAGTTTATAGCAAAAGCATCAAGCTTCGTAAAAGGTTCTGTTGCCTCGGTTGAGGATGCGGTGCAAGGGGCAAAAGATATTTTAGCCGAGCGTTACAGTGATGATCCGCGTGAACGAAACCACTGGCGTCGTCAGATGTTAGAGTACTCTTCGTTTGAGATAAAAGGGGCAAAAGGGCTTAAAGAAGATGGCCTTTATGCCAAGCTCTCAGGTAAAAGTGAGAGGATTTCCTCTATCCCATCTCACCGTTATCTTGCACTTATGCGTGGTGTTACAGAAAAAGAGTTGAGTGTTAAAATATCTATCGAGATGGAGAGGGTCATACAGTCGATTGAACGTTTTAGAGTTCCAAAGGGTGCTAAAAGTTCAGCAGAACTGTTGATGGAAGCGTACAGTGATGGATTTAAACGGTTATTATTCCCCTCTTTAGAGAGGGAAGTGCATGCTTTGATTAAAGAGCGCTCTGATGCTCAAGCGATAGCCACGTTCGGCAAAAATCTTTCTCAACTCCTAATTATCCCTCCCGTGACTAAAAAAGTGATTTTAGGGGTCGATCCGGCGTATCGTACTGGGTGTAAACTTGCCGTTGTGGATGAAAACGGTACATACGTGACCCATGCAGTCATCTATCCAACTCCACCTCAAAGTGATTATGAAAAATCGGCGAAAACAATCAAAGATTTTGTTCAACGTTACCGTATCGATGCCGTTGCTATCGGTAATGGAACCGGTTCGCGAGAGACACAGGAATTTTTTGCACGGCTCAATCGCGATGAGGGGATGAATATCGCTTATACGGTTGTTTCCGAAGCGGGGGCATCGGTCTATTCGGCTTCCAAAATTGCTCAAGAGGAGTATCCACAGCTCGATGTGACGATACGCGGAGCCATCTCGATTGCACAGCGTTTGCGCGATCCAATGGCGGCATTGGTGAAAATCGATCCAAAATCGCTCGGTATCGGTCAATATCAACACGATGTCGATCAAAAATTATTGGAAAAGAAGTTGGGCGATGTGACGGAAGATTTGGTGAATCGTGTCGGGGTTGATCCCAACAGTGCCTCTGCATCACTTCTCTCCCATGTCTCCGGAGTCGGGAATAAAGTGGCAAAAGCCATTATCGAGTACCGAGAGAAAAGCGGTGTTTTTAAAAGCAAAGGGGAATTGTTAAGTGTAAAAGGGTTGGGGGCTAAAGCGTATGAGCAGTGTGCGGGATTTTTTCGAATACGGGAAGGGAAAAGCCTTCTTGACAACACGGGCGTCCACCCTGAGAGCTATGAGATAGCAAACATCTTATTAAAACGATACCCCCTCTCTTCGATTAGAGAGGAGGATATTTCTACTATTGCGATAGAATTGGGAGTGGGTGAAATAACGCTTCGTGATATGATTACGGAACTACGAAAACCGGGGTTTGATCCCCGCGAGAGTTTGCCGCCGATTATGTTTCGTTCCGACCTCACCGATATCAAAGAGCTTCGTGAAGGATCTATTGTCTCAGGAGTTGTCCGAAATATTGCCGATTTTGGAGCATTTGTCGATATCGGACTCAAAAACGATGGATTAATCCATATCTCACAAATGTCAGACAAACGGATATCGCACCCGCTCGAAGTGCTTAGTATCAATCAGCAACTCACCACTATCCGTGTCGTCGAGGTAGATGTTGCAAAAGGGAAAGTGGGATTGAGTCTAAAAGAAGTGTAG
- the amrS gene encoding AmmeMemoRadiSam system radical SAM enzyme translates to MLSLAWLSSKLSDGRIACEACSQHCKLSEGEYGICGIRKVENGELYLLTYGLAAAVNVDPIEKKPMFHFLPDSSVFSFGTLGCNFSCTFCQNADISQYPKEHHHEIIGRPLSPKDAVALALEHGCKSIAYTYNEPVVFFEYTYDTAKLAHEAGLKNIYVTSGYETHKALDLIAPYLDGMNIDIKSYSQSFYKNICGASLKPVLDTIEYAHKKGIWIETTTLLIPGLNDSEDEIRSIAEFQASLDPSMPWHISAFHPMYKMSDVPRTPASTLKRAYEIGKEAGLKYVYVGNIDDESRESTYCPTCHKVVIERHGHIGQYVTNRLDNLNMCPNCGTSIEGIWD, encoded by the coding sequence ATGTTGTCTTTAGCATGGCTCTCATCAAAACTCTCAGACGGACGGATTGCGTGTGAAGCGTGTTCTCAGCACTGCAAGCTCTCCGAGGGTGAATACGGCATTTGCGGTATCCGCAAAGTCGAAAACGGTGAGCTTTATCTCCTCACTTACGGTCTTGCGGCGGCGGTGAATGTTGACCCCATCGAGAAAAAACCGATGTTTCATTTTTTACCCGATTCGAGCGTCTTTTCGTTCGGTACGCTCGGGTGCAATTTCTCCTGCACGTTTTGTCAAAATGCCGATATTTCCCAATACCCTAAAGAACATCATCATGAAATCATCGGACGTCCACTCTCACCGAAAGATGCCGTAGCATTGGCACTCGAACACGGATGCAAAAGCATCGCTTACACCTACAACGAGCCGGTCGTTTTTTTCGAGTATACCTATGACACCGCAAAACTTGCTCACGAAGCGGGGTTGAAAAATATCTACGTCACCAGCGGCTATGAGACCCATAAGGCGCTCGATTTGATAGCGCCGTATCTGGATGGTATGAATATCGATATTAAATCCTATAGTCAATCATTTTACAAAAATATTTGCGGAGCCTCGCTCAAGCCCGTGTTAGATACGATTGAATATGCCCACAAAAAAGGGATATGGATTGAGACGACGACACTCCTGATTCCAGGGCTGAACGATTCGGAGGATGAGATACGCTCCATTGCAGAGTTTCAAGCCTCGCTTGATCCTTCGATGCCGTGGCATATCAGTGCCTTTCATCCGATGTACAAAATGAGCGATGTTCCCCGAACCCCCGCTTCAACGCTTAAACGTGCTTATGAGATCGGAAAAGAAGCAGGGCTGAAATACGTCTATGTCGGAAATATCGATGATGAGTCACGTGAATCGACCTATTGCCCGACATGTCATAAAGTGGTTATTGAGCGTCACGGTCATATCGGTCAGTATGTCACCAACCGTCTCGATAATTTGAATATGTGCCCCAATTGTGGTACCTCTATCGAAGGGATTTGGGACTAG
- a CDS encoding peptidylprolyl isomerase, which translates to MTITKDCIVTIDYHINDTEGNLLHEEEEPLIYLQGNYGHIFKAVEEALEGKSIGDTFKVFLSADNAFGPYDHERVITEELDELPEELEVGMEIDGYLDESPEDIVIYTVTEITDTHATLDGNHPLAGIDMIFEGTVLDIHEATPEEVKEVLEHSHHH; encoded by the coding sequence ATGACTATCACCAAAGACTGTATCGTCACTATCGACTACCATATCAACGATACGGAGGGAAATCTGCTCCATGAGGAAGAGGAACCGCTAATCTATCTCCAAGGTAATTACGGTCATATATTTAAAGCTGTTGAAGAAGCGTTGGAAGGAAAAAGTATCGGGGATACGTTCAAAGTCTTTTTGTCAGCTGATAATGCATTCGGTCCATACGACCATGAACGTGTCATTACTGAAGAGCTGGATGAATTACCGGAAGAACTCGAAGTTGGGATGGAGATAGACGGTTATCTCGATGAATCACCGGAAGATATCGTTATTTACACCGTTACAGAGATTACCGATACCCATGCTACTCTCGATGGAAACCATCCACTTGCCGGTATCGATATGATTTTTGAGGGGACAGTTTTAGATATCCATGAAGCAACACCCGAAGAGGTCAAAGAGGTATTAGAACATTCTCATCATCATTAA
- a CDS encoding TOBE domain-containing protein, with product MKTSARNELKGSISEIKKGQINSEVVLSIGGGVVIKSVITNESVDEMELSVGDTAYAIIKAPFVMVAKDKPTNISTRNIIETKVTEVKNGLVNSELKLAMGDQTLTAVITEDAVEDLSFSVGDTVYALIKANFIILAK from the coding sequence ATGAAAACCAGTGCACGTAATGAGCTTAAAGGCTCAATTAGCGAAATCAAAAAAGGTCAAATCAACAGTGAAGTAGTTCTCTCTATCGGTGGGGGAGTGGTCATCAAATCGGTGATTACCAATGAATCGGTTGATGAGATGGAACTTAGTGTGGGTGATACCGCTTATGCGATTATTAAAGCTCCGTTTGTAATGGTCGCCAAAGATAAACCGACGAACATCAGTACCCGTAACATCATCGAAACTAAAGTAACGGAAGTAAAAAATGGATTGGTTAACAGTGAGCTTAAACTTGCTATGGGTGACCAAACATTGACTGCTGTTATTACTGAAGATGCGGTAGAAGATTTGAGCTTCTCTGTAGGCGATACAGTATACGCTCTTATCAAAGCCAACTTTATTATCCTCGCTAAATAA
- a CDS encoding globin, whose product MTQIMQCSFTNITPEIPPLPSLQLYMIWGEDKIRQLVRYHHNLLLLGEISDFLPHNSMQFEHATRKTADFFVNVFSHVKSTNTPLGYPAMKMRYFNITVDEHARYVWLETYKTAIMDMKMPSECIEEFWSWIEPLSLWMINRHTMSVTPRYHYKDIWEDFIDFKMVRKCS is encoded by the coding sequence ATGACTCAAATTATGCAATGTAGTTTTACTAATATTACACCGGAAATACCACCGTTGCCCTCACTTCAACTCTATATGATTTGGGGTGAAGATAAGATTAGACAGTTGGTACGTTATCACCATAATTTGCTTCTCCTTGGAGAGATTAGTGATTTTTTACCGCACAATTCTATGCAATTTGAACATGCTACCCGTAAAACGGCTGATTTTTTTGTTAATGTATTTTCGCATGTCAAATCGACCAATACCCCTTTAGGGTATCCGGCGATGAAAATGCGCTATTTTAATATTACGGTTGATGAACATGCCCGATATGTGTGGTTAGAAACGTATAAAACCGCCATTATGGATATGAAAATGCCCTCGGAATGCATAGAGGAGTTTTGGAGTTGGATTGAGCCATTATCCCTGTGGATGATTAACCGTCATACGATGTCGGTAACTCCTCGATATCATTATAAAGATATTTGGGAAGATTTTATTGATTTTAAGATGGTTAGAAAGTGCAGTTAA
- a CDS encoding PAS domain S-box protein, whose translation MNSQIILDPQTLIVSRTDTHGIIEYVNKDFCEISGYKSEELIHHAHNIIRHPDMPAVIFKLMWSRLKENHDIFAVVKNLAKNGDYYWVTTHFEIRKHPFENKIVGYVAHRRAASEHLVQEISKLYTELLQIEKAEGLDASEKYLMDFLESKNMTYDEYIDKIAVKESMFTSLFKKLFGH comes from the coding sequence ATGAATTCTCAAATTATACTTGATCCCCAAACACTTATCGTTAGTCGAACGGATACACATGGTATTATAGAATACGTCAATAAAGATTTTTGTGAAATATCAGGTTATAAAAGTGAAGAGTTGATTCATCATGCACATAATATTATTCGTCACCCTGATATGCCGGCGGTGATTTTTAAATTAATGTGGAGTCGTTTAAAAGAGAATCATGATATTTTTGCGGTTGTGAAAAATTTGGCGAAGAATGGTGATTATTACTGGGTGACAACCCATTTTGAGATTCGTAAACATCCGTTTGAAAACAAAATTGTGGGTTATGTCGCTCATCGTCGAGCGGCAAGTGAACATTTAGTACAAGAGATTTCAAAACTCTATACTGAGCTTTTACAGATAGAAAAAGCTGAAGGATTAGATGCTTCTGAGAAATATTTGATGGATTTTTTAGAATCTAAAAATATGACGTATGATGAATATATTGACAAAATAGCGGTAAAAGAGAGTATGTTTACATCCCTCTTTAAAAAATTGTTTGGTCATTAA
- a CDS encoding PAS domain-containing protein, which yields MNNQIKIDADTIIVSRTDIAGYIEYANRDFCKISGYRSEELMYQPHSIIRHPDMPAVIFKLMWERLGENKDIFAVVKNLAKNGDYYWVTTQFEIRKHPSTGRVVGYVAHRRGADEHLVQEISKLYAELLSVEKAEGIEASEKYLMDFLASKGMSYDEYIEKIALKDGFLKSIFKKLLGKTNS from the coding sequence ATGAATAATCAAATAAAGATTGATGCTGATACAATAATTGTCAGTAGGACAGATATAGCCGGTTATATAGAATACGCAAATAGAGATTTTTGTAAAATCTCCGGGTATAGATCAGAAGAGTTAATGTACCAACCACACAGTATTATTCGTCACCCTGATATGCCTGCGGTTATTTTTAAATTGATGTGGGAACGGCTTGGAGAAAATAAAGACATTTTTGCGGTTGTCAAAAATTTAGCGAAAAATGGTGACTATTATTGGGTAACGACCCAATTTGAGATCCGAAAGCACCCTTCTACCGGTCGTGTTGTAGGTTATGTAGCACATCGTAGGGGAGCGGATGAGCATTTGGTTCAAGAGATTTCAAAACTCTATGCAGAACTTTTAAGTGTTGAGAAAGCTGAAGGTATTGAAGCATCTGAGAAATATTTAATGGACTTTCTAGCCTCAAAAGGGATGAGTTACGATGAATATATCGAAAAAATTGCATTAAAAGACGGTTTTCTAAAATCAATATTTAAAAAATTATTGGGAAAAACGAATTCCTAA
- a CDS encoding ABC transporter ATP-binding protein codes for MIAINVTKRLDTADGSLNAHFNLTIDDGDFLTLFGPSGAGKTTLLRMIAGLETPSSGTISVDGEAWFDSERKINLPPQQRSIGFVFQDYALFPTMSVRENLLFAAENNEQKSFVDALIEMVELSALSHRRPDTLSGGQKQRVALARALVRRPKILLLDEPLSALDPTMRQKLQDELSLIHKRLNITTLLVSHDIAETVKLSNRMASVELGHIVKTASPMEFFSPQSLSGKLQLIGEVLKIEEDFPITIVTLLVGSSVVRTVLSSTEASQLHIGKHAIISTKAFNPILIPAH; via the coding sequence ATGATTGCGATTAATGTTACCAAACGTCTCGACACTGCTGATGGCTCGCTTAATGCCCATTTTAACCTCACAATCGACGATGGTGATTTTCTCACCCTTTTTGGTCCATCAGGGGCGGGCAAAACAACTTTACTTAGAATGATAGCAGGACTCGAAACACCCTCTAGCGGTACTATCAGCGTCGATGGTGAGGCGTGGTTTGATAGTGAGAGAAAAATCAACCTCCCTCCTCAACAACGGAGCATCGGATTTGTATTTCAAGACTATGCCCTTTTCCCCACCATGAGTGTCCGCGAAAACCTCCTCTTCGCTGCCGAAAACAATGAGCAAAAATCGTTTGTCGATGCATTGATCGAGATGGTGGAACTCTCAGCACTCTCACACCGCCGACCTGATACCCTCTCAGGAGGTCAAAAACAGCGTGTTGCCCTTGCCCGTGCATTGGTACGCCGTCCTAAAATCTTACTTCTCGATGAGCCTCTCTCAGCACTCGATCCCACTATGCGCCAAAAACTTCAAGATGAGTTGAGCCTCATACACAAACGGCTCAACATCACAACCTTACTCGTAAGCCACGATATTGCAGAAACGGTCAAATTATCCAATCGTATGGCATCCGTAGAGTTAGGGCACATTGTCAAAACTGCTAGCCCTATGGAGTTCTTTAGCCCTCAAAGTTTGAGTGGAAAACTTCAACTGATCGGAGAAGTATTAAAGATAGAAGAGGATTTTCCGATTACTATAGTAACCTTACTGGTAGGTTCATCGGTTGTTCGCACCGTCTTAAGCAGTACAGAAGCGTCACAGCTTCACATAGGAAAACATGCTATTATCTCAACAAAAGCGTTCAACCCGATTCTAATCCCTGCCCACTAA
- the modB gene encoding molybdate ABC transporter permease subunit, producing MESEFLSTMVLTFKLASITTLILLFIAIPLAAFLVFSKMRFKSIIETIVSMPLVLPPSVLGFYLLLTFSPASAIGEFLTSHGIRLAFSFEGLVIGSVLFSLPFMVHPIQSALAQVPLSIFEASYTLGKSKLETMIRVILPTIRHGLISGITLAFAHTVGEFGVILMIGGNIPDETRVASIAIYDEVESLNYAMAHQYALTLFVVTFSILLLVYTLNKKSLKGI from the coding sequence ATGGAATCTGAATTTCTAAGTACGATGGTACTGACCTTTAAACTCGCATCCATTACAACGCTTATATTACTTTTTATTGCTATCCCTCTCGCCGCATTTTTAGTCTTCTCCAAAATGCGATTTAAAAGTATCATTGAGACCATCGTGAGTATGCCTCTCGTATTACCACCCTCAGTGTTGGGATTTTATCTCCTCCTCACGTTCAGCCCTGCATCCGCTATCGGAGAGTTTTTAACCTCCCATGGGATTCGGTTAGCCTTTAGTTTTGAAGGGTTGGTAATCGGCTCCGTCCTCTTTAGCCTCCCCTTTATGGTGCATCCAATCCAATCAGCACTCGCTCAAGTACCTTTATCGATTTTCGAAGCCTCTTACACATTGGGCAAATCAAAACTAGAGACCATGATACGGGTTATCCTCCCCACTATCCGACACGGACTTATCTCAGGGATAACCTTAGCCTTTGCCCACACCGTCGGAGAGTTTGGAGTAATATTGATGATTGGTGGAAATATCCCTGATGAAACCCGTGTCGCCTCCATCGCTATCTACGACGAAGTGGAATCGCTCAACTATGCCATGGCACACCAATACGCCCTCACCCTCTTCGTCGTGACGTTTTCGATTCTGCTCCTCGTCTATACTCTCAATAAAAAATCATTAAAGGGGATTTGA
- a CDS encoding sulfite exporter TauE/SafE family protein: protein MIKPFFYGALIGILGGLMGLGGAEFRLPILTFIFDFATLHAVVINLIISWVTVISSLIFRWESWAAIEPYWTIVLTLLSGSLIGASFGASLASRIDEKRLDRIVALLLGIIALVMITESLIHFDPLRINFIAMSFLGFSAGVIIGLFSSMLGVAGGELIIPTIALLYGVDIKIAGTLSLMVSLPTIMVGLYRYRNKEPFAMVKPNIPLIGWMAAGSILGAWVGKSMLGHFSSGHLHIFLAVILSLSAIKLYKKGMQ, encoded by the coding sequence TTGATAAAACCATTTTTCTACGGAGCGCTTATCGGTATTTTAGGGGGATTGATGGGGCTAGGCGGTGCAGAGTTCCGCCTCCCTATTCTCACCTTTATCTTTGATTTTGCAACCCTTCATGCAGTGGTGATTAATCTCATCATTTCATGGGTTACCGTTATCTCATCACTAATATTTAGATGGGAGTCATGGGCTGCCATAGAACCGTACTGGACAATCGTTTTAACGCTTCTCTCTGGTTCCCTTATCGGTGCTTCATTCGGTGCCTCTTTGGCATCACGTATTGATGAAAAAAGACTTGACCGTATTGTTGCACTGCTGTTAGGTATAATAGCACTTGTTATGATTACAGAATCACTGATTCATTTTGACCCTTTGCGAATAAATTTTATTGCAATGAGCTTTCTTGGTTTTAGTGCAGGTGTTATTATCGGACTTTTTAGCAGTATGCTTGGTGTTGCGGGAGGAGAACTCATTATCCCCACAATTGCACTGCTCTATGGAGTTGATATCAAAATAGCCGGAACCCTTAGCCTGATGGTTAGCTTACCGACTATTATGGTGGGACTTTATCGATACCGAAACAAAGAACCTTTTGCCATGGTCAAACCGAATATCCCCCTTATCGGATGGATGGCAGCGGGATCAATTTTAGGAGCTTGGGTAGGGAAATCGATGCTAGGTCACTTTTCAAGCGGACATTTACACATATTTTTAGCAGTGATTCTCTCCCTCTCTGCCATTAAACTCTACAAAAAAGGGATGCAATAG